A stretch of Chiloscyllium punctatum isolate Juve2018m chromosome 34, sChiPun1.3, whole genome shotgun sequence DNA encodes these proteins:
- the LOC140458746 gene encoding sialic acid-binding Ig-like lectin 13: MWLKGENISGTLLTSSNGDVDRSFKNRATLAGNWRTGKDCSLKINDLQKSDEGTYHFQMSGPDKNKYSDPNGVSINVVDAPELIKISAPAVLQENEPVNLNCSVSFMCPGLLRWIDTEGLNMSSSHREISKSPTGSAILKFTPSYRDHGRTLRCGFKTASGEITGINVTLNVLYAPKDVYVDSPLYTPFRVGQYVTLQCLVTSSNPPVQSYTWYTGSIMFNEKGASKQFQILRYSSDPIFQCEAGNSVGSNSSDEVELVTLQQGSWGVWSPLVVRARTGSCVVIPCEFRHPHTVPTNVKKIGMWLQDHHFIGDKVYHNDGLGKADYQRRVEFLGNLENGNCTLKMKNLTSNDSRNYYFRIEMGDHKWSHKTGSRLVVSDFSEKPVITGPMAVQEGSRTTMTCSVRSPCPEDIPVLEWVSPFTEVLDMHSSYQNSLWTYSRSISFTPQFEDLVLTLKCLAYFGTDIPAVDTEVTLSLQYAPRNMKVSISPLDSVIHEGDTVTLSCTSNSNPPTSWYKWERRQGEETEPLESSERDLTLYRITHKQEGVYSCEAGNTVGANRSEGFRIEVMNCRGESLHVILILGIRAGIFIVAVVLTVAAVCVCEEQTVKGS; the protein is encoded by the exons ATGTGGTTAAAGGGGGAAAACATTAGTGGGACTCTGCTGACCTCTTCCAATGGGGACGTGGACCGCAGTTTCAAAAACCGAGCCACACTCGCGGGCAACTGGCGAACAGGAAAGGATTGTAGTTTGAAAATAAACGACTTACAGAAAAGTGATGAAGGGACATATCACTTTCAAATGTCTGGTCCAGATAAAAACAAATATTCAGATCCCAACGGTGTCTCGATAAACGTTGTGG ATGCGCCTGAGTTGATCAAGATATCGGCTCCTGCTGTGCTGCAGGAGAATGAGCCGGTGAATTTGAACTGCTCGGTGAGTTTTATGTGCCCTGGTTTGCTCCGCTGGATTGACACTGAGGGACTGAACATGTCTTCATCACACCGAGAAATCAGTAAATCCCCAACTGGCAGCGCCATCCTGAAATTCACCCCGTCTTACCGGGACCATGGGAGGACTCTGAGATGTGGCTTTAAAACAGCCAGTGGTGAAATTACAGGCATAAATGTGACGTTAAACGTGTTGT ATGCTCCGAAAGATGTCTATGTTGACtcccccctgtacacaccgtTCCGTGTTGGGCAATATGTGACGCTACAATGCCTGGTGACCAGCAGCAACCCACCAGTACAGAGCTACACATGGTACACAGGATCAATAATGTTCAATGAAAAAGGCGCATCGAAGCAGTTCCAGATTTTACGTTATTCATCGGATCCCATTTTTCAATGTGAAGCAGGAAATTCTGTGGGAAGTAATTCCTCTGATGAAGTTGAATTGGTCACTTTAC AGCAAGGCTCTTGGGGAGTGTGGAGCCCCCTGGTGGTGCGAGCTCGCACAGGTTCATGCGTGGTTATCCCGTGTGAGTTTAGGCACCCTCACACAGTACCAACCAATGTTAAGAAAATTGGAATGTGGCTGCAGGACCATCACTTCATCGGTGATAAGGTTTATCACAACGATGGGTTGGGAAAAGCTGATTACCAAAGGCGGGTGGAATTTCttggaaacttggagaatggGAATTGTACTTTGAAGATGAAGAATCTAACAAGCAATGACAGCAGGAATTATTACTTCCGGATTGAAATGGGTGATCATAAGTGGTCACACAAAACAGGGAGCCGCCTGGTGGTTTCTG ATTTTTCCGAAAAGCCGGTGATCACTGGGCCAATGGCAGTGCAGGAGGGGAGCCGGACGACGATGACCTGTTCTGTGCGGAGTCCCTGTCCTGAGGATATCCCAGTTTTGGAGTGGGTCAGCCCTTTCACTGAGGTGTTGGACATGCACAGCTCTTACCAGAATAGCCTGTGGACCTATTCCCGCAGCATCTCCTTTACCCCGCAGTTTGAGGATTTGGTTTTGACCCTGAAATGTCTCGCTTATTTTGGAACAGATATTCCTGCCGTAGACACTGAGGTGACCCTCAGCCTCCAGT ATGCCCCTCGGAACATGAAGGTGTCGATCTCTCCATTGGACAGTGTGATACATGAAGGtgacactgtcaccctgagctgCACCAGCAACAGCAACCCCCCAACCAGCTGGTACAAGTGGGaacggagacagggagaggagactGAGCCTCTGGAATCATCTGAGAGAGACCTGACTTTGTACAGAATCACTCACAAACAGGAGGGTGTGTACTCCTGTGAGGCGGGGAACACGGTTGGTGCCAACAGGTCAGAGGGTTTCAGGATAGAGGTTATGA ATTGCAGAGGAGAGAGTCTGCATGTGATCCTGATCCTGGGAATACGAGCTGGGATATTCATTGTAGCTGTTGTTCTCACTGTTGctgctgtttgtgtctgtgagGAGCAAACAGTTAAAGGAAGCTGA